Proteins encoded by one window of Candidatus Woesearchaeota archaeon:
- a CDS encoding ATP-dependent DNA helicase translates to MTEIPEILFPHEEVRPIQKDVIADIKAAVENKEHILLHAPTGLGKSAAALSATLPHALKNNLTVFFLTSRHTQHEIAIRTLQEIKEKYNIKLIVADIIGKKWMCLFPGIEELTSGEFTEFCKATVEGGKCEFYTNVRTNFKLSVQGQKTVAEVKQNIHPTEEIINICRQDSVCPYEITMEMVKEADVIVGDYSYIFNPMISEVLFRKTGKTMDKAIVIVDEGHNLPSRVRSSASIKLTSIMLKNAIKEARKYQYTETLESLVNIQNILINSAHSLAVGQQKLMAREDFMQQVQMFKEYKKLMEDLTFIAEAVRQLQKKSAIGGIVNFLKWWEGQSEGFARILEINRSQQEIIISLHYKCLDPSVVTKQIIEQTYSTIIMSGTLTPTNMYRDILGFDKENTTEHVYDSPFPEKNRMCLVVPKTTTKFTERSEQQFNAIAQECAVMTNAVKGNSIIFFPSYAMRDAVYKYFSTESKRTLFSEVPNMSKEEKGELLEKFKSYKEIGAVLLGAVSGSYGEGVDLPGDLLKCVIIVGLPLTTPDLETKQLIEYFENKFKRGWDYGYVFPAFNKILQNAGRCIRSETDRGVIVFMDERYGWPMYSRCFPEDLHVEMSTEPEVDIQLFFGKK, encoded by the coding sequence ATGACAGAAATTCCAGAAATTCTTTTTCCGCATGAAGAAGTCCGTCCCATCCAGAAAGACGTCATTGCGGACATAAAAGCGGCAGTGGAAAATAAAGAGCACATTTTGCTCCACGCCCCAACAGGACTTGGAAAATCCGCGGCAGCGCTCTCAGCAACACTTCCCCATGCGCTAAAAAATAATCTCACAGTTTTCTTTCTCACCAGCAGACACACCCAACATGAAATCGCGATCCGAACGCTGCAGGAAATAAAAGAAAAATACAACATCAAACTAATAGTCGCAGATATAATCGGAAAAAAATGGATGTGCCTTTTCCCTGGCATTGAAGAACTCACTTCTGGAGAGTTCACCGAGTTTTGCAAAGCAACAGTTGAAGGAGGCAAGTGCGAGTTTTACACGAATGTCAGAACCAATTTCAAGCTTTCTGTGCAGGGACAAAAGACAGTCGCGGAAGTAAAGCAAAATATTCATCCAACAGAAGAAATCATAAACATCTGCAGGCAGGATAGTGTCTGTCCCTACGAAATCACTATGGAAATGGTTAAAGAAGCGGATGTGATTGTGGGAGATTATTCCTACATTTTCAATCCAATGATCTCCGAAGTTCTTTTCAGAAAAACAGGAAAAACAATGGATAAAGCAATAGTGATTGTCGATGAAGGACATAACCTTCCGTCACGAGTGAGAAGCAGCGCGTCAATAAAGCTTACCAGCATCATGCTAAAAAATGCAATCAAGGAAGCAAGAAAATATCAGTATACAGAAACCTTAGAGTCGTTGGTGAATATCCAGAATATCCTCATCAACAGTGCGCATTCATTAGCTGTTGGTCAGCAAAAGTTAATGGCGCGGGAAGATTTTATGCAACAAGTTCAGATGTTCAAAGAGTACAAAAAACTCATGGAAGATCTCACATTCATAGCAGAAGCAGTCAGACAATTACAGAAGAAAAGCGCGATAGGTGGAATTGTAAACTTTTTGAAATGGTGGGAAGGGCAATCAGAAGGGTTTGCAAGAATCCTTGAAATAAATCGTTCACAACAGGAAATCATCATCTCCTTGCATTATAAATGCTTGGATCCTTCTGTCGTCACAAAACAAATCATCGAGCAGACATACAGCACGATAATCATGTCAGGAACACTCACGCCGACAAACATGTATAGAGACATATTAGGTTTTGACAAAGAAAATACAACAGAGCATGTCTACGACAGTCCGTTTCCAGAAAAAAATAGAATGTGTCTCGTTGTTCCAAAAACAACAACAAAATTCACAGAGCGAAGTGAGCAGCAGTTTAATGCAATAGCGCAGGAGTGCGCGGTCATGACAAACGCGGTGAAAGGTAATTCTATCATCTTCTTTCCAAGCTATGCGATGCGTGACGCGGTGTACAAATATTTCAGTACAGAATCAAAACGTACACTTTTTTCAGAAGTGCCAAATATGAGCAAAGAAGAGAAAGGAGAGCTTCTGGAGAAATTCAAGTCTTACAAAGAGATCGGCGCAGTGCTTCTCGGAGCAGTTTCTGGCTCCTATGGAGAAGGAGTGGATTTGCCAGGAGATTTGCTCAAGTGCGTTATCATTGTGGGTCTTCCGCTCACCACCCCTGATTTAGAAACAAAACAGCTCATTGAATATTTCGAGAATAAGTTCAAGCGCGGTTGGGATTACGGCTATGTGTTTCCCGCGTTTAATAAAATTCTGCAGAATGCGGGACGCTGTATTCGAAGCGAAACAGATAGGGGAGTTATTGTCTTTATGGACGAGCGCTATGGCTGGCCGATGTACAGCAGATGTTTCCCAGAAGATTTGCATGTCGAAATGAGCACAGAACCAGAAGTCGATATTCAGTTATTTTTTGGGAAGAAATAA
- a CDS encoding divergent PAP2 family protein — MINFYDLFASPVFWAIIVAVIAAQGVKIVLLVFKQRQKFIWEDLFVTGSMPSAHAAIVVSLVVILLLTEGFSPLFFVSFVFAAIVIRDAVGVRRTVGEESKVLTNVITVLKTKFHIAISRKMHQSLGHQPIEVFVGTLIGIASAIVVYLAL; from the coding sequence ATGATAAATTTCTACGATCTTTTCGCAAGCCCTGTTTTCTGGGCAATTATCGTTGCAGTTATCGCAGCGCAAGGTGTCAAAATAGTATTGCTCGTTTTCAAACAAAGGCAGAAATTTATTTGGGAAGATTTGTTTGTGACCGGCAGTATGCCTAGCGCACACGCAGCAATTGTTGTATCCCTTGTTGTGATATTGCTTCTCACTGAAGGGTTTAGCCCATTATTCTTTGTTTCATTTGTTTTCGCCGCTATTGTTATTCGCGACGCAGTTGGAGTTCGCCGAACTGTTGGTGAAGAAAGTAAAGTGCTTACTAACGTGATCACTGTTTTGAAAACAAAATTTCACATTGCTATTTCTCGTAAGATGCATCAATCATTAGGACATCAGCCTATAGAAGTTTTTGTTGGCACATTAATTGGAATTGCTTCTGCGATTGTTGTGTATTTAGCGCTTTAA
- a CDS encoding Lrp/AsnC family transcriptional regulator, translating into MKETQRKILQALRQNCRVSVNHLHKETNIPAITLYTNLQRLRNSGTIRKNTVLLDFAKLGYPLHIIFYFDFYDERDVKFLCKDNLNTLLQLDLPHVFLAEAFFKNGVQLDRFLNEFEERIKPKKILFWQVKNDIMRERFLC; encoded by the coding sequence ATGAAAGAAACACAGAGGAAAATACTCCAAGCATTGCGACAGAATTGTCGTGTCTCTGTCAATCATTTGCATAAAGAAACAAATATACCCGCAATAACCCTTTATACAAATCTTCAGAGATTACGAAACAGTGGCACAATTCGCAAAAACACTGTGCTTCTTGACTTTGCAAAGCTTGGATATCCTCTGCACATTATTTTTTATTTTGATTTTTATGATGAAAGAGATGTAAAATTTTTGTGTAAAGATAATTTGAACACCCTTCTTCAGTTAGATCTTCCTCATGTCTTTTTAGCAGAAGCATTCTTTAAAAATGGTGTACAACTTGATCGCTTTCTTAATGAATTTGAAGAGAGAATAAAGCCAAAGAAAATATTATTTTGGCAAGTCAAGAATGATATTATGCGTGAGAGATTTTTATGCTAG
- a CDS encoding nucleotidyltransferase domain-containing protein, producing the protein MLFTENERKVLKIIGTSGGNLSINGLSNEVNISAGSAYKVLTKFEKEEIITPHPFSNIVTYQFNFENEKTKPLLQLVYTPDKLEGKIKRRAEEFLALKKLTSLCIFFGSYITSKAKPSDLDVLFVIEKENYNTFKQALAKAQDITPVKIHDIVQTQSDLIQNLKKHDPIVVSAIQTGIVLWGYETLVQVIKDANQ; encoded by the coding sequence ATGCTTTTTACAGAAAATGAGAGAAAAGTGCTCAAAATCATTGGGACAAGTGGCGGAAATTTATCTATAAATGGTCTGAGCAATGAAGTTAATATCTCTGCAGGAAGCGCGTATAAAGTTCTTACTAAATTTGAAAAAGAGGAAATTATTACTCCTCATCCTTTTTCAAACATTGTAACCTATCAATTTAATTTTGAAAATGAGAAAACAAAGCCCCTTCTTCAACTTGTTTATACTCCTGATAAACTAGAGGGGAAAATAAAAAGACGAGCGGAAGAATTTCTTGCTCTCAAAAAGCTCACATCCCTCTGTATTTTTTTTGGATCTTATATTACTTCAAAAGCAAAACCATCTGATTTGGATGTTCTTTTTGTTATTGAAAAAGAGAACTATAACACATTCAAACAAGCGCTTGCAAAGGCTCAGGATATAACTCCTGTGAAAATACATGATATTGTACAAACACAAAGTGACCTTATTCAGAATTTGAAAAAACATGACCCTATTGTTGTTAGTGCGATCCAGACGGGCATTGTTCTTTGGGGCTATGAAACGCTTGTTCAGGTGATTAAGGATGCAAATCAATGA